The Armatimonadota bacterium genome includes a region encoding these proteins:
- a CDS encoding flavodoxin family protein: MKITAFLGSPRANGNTDIITSRVIDGARDAGIETQTIALRKLNVRGCVGCSMCWKNGKMCAVDDDMTALYDVISGSDVLVFATPVYWYAPTAIMKAFIDRFVVFNHPSGRPLIEGKSAIIVTAYEEEGPRAAEPMLKMFDLSFDYLGVKLVDTIAADGVSHKGDVIGRPDILEKAYCVGLALGGR; the protein is encoded by the coding sequence GTGAAAATCACGGCATTTCTCGGCAGCCCGCGCGCGAACGGCAATACGGACATCATCACATCCAGGGTCATTGACGGCGCTCGTGACGCGGGAATTGAGACCCAGACTATCGCCCTGCGAAAGCTCAATGTCAGAGGCTGCGTAGGCTGCAGTATGTGCTGGAAAAATGGTAAAATGTGCGCTGTTGATGATGATATGACCGCGCTTTACGACGTGATATCCGGCAGCGACGTGCTCGTGTTCGCTACTCCCGTATACTGGTATGCCCCGACTGCCATTATGAAGGCTTTTATAGACCGCTTCGTAGTGTTCAATCATCCTTCGGGCAGGCCACTGATCGAGGGCAAATCTGCAATTATAGTGACCGCCTATGAAGAAGAGGGTCCCCGCGCAGCCGAGCCGATGCTCAAGATGTTCGATCTGAGCTTCGATTACCTTGGTGTGAAGCTCGTAGATACTATCGCAGCCGACGGCGTCTCTCATAAAGGCGATGTAATCGGCAGACCGGATATTCTTGAAAAAGCGTATTGCGTCGGTCTTGCTCTTGGCGGGCGGTAG